In Microplitis demolitor isolate Queensland-Clemson2020A chromosome 10, iyMicDemo2.1a, whole genome shotgun sequence, the sequence taaaacaaCCGATACCGTAATTACTTGTTCAAATGTCATGCTTTCTGATTTTAAAAGtcactataaataataactcaaGTGCAAGTTTATAGTTAACCTTCCTATATAcacgtatatttatatatacaataatcgCAACAGATAAAAACATAAACGTAATATAACCTTTGACAATTCCAAGCACAATCTATATGTCAGCGAGGCCGTCGATctgttctaatttttttttttccttattctacgtgatattttattaaagttacaataatttcatgtaaaatacattacttataaatattcatatatattttttaatttatcccAATAATTCTAATTCTACTTACAGAAACagttaaaatgtatttatctaaacaattaaaatttaagttcatTGTCAGCTACTTTGTCATTATCGATAATTGAACAGTCgtataaattacaattcatCTTTGATAAGCCAATGCTGTTTAATCAAATCAGCTCCTTTCTCTGCGATCATTAATGTTGGTGCGTGAGTGTTGCCACTTGTGATAACTGGCATGATCGAAGCATCGATAACTCTAAGGCTGTCGATACTTAAAACTTTCAAATTATAGTCGACTACAGATTTAGGATCGATTGGAGTTCCCATTCGTACGGTTCCAACTGGGTGGTAAAGAGTTCCGGCAGTGTGTCTGATGTTACATTCCCAGTAATCTGAGGTATCAAATACAAAATCTTTACATCCAGGTATGGAAAAATTACGTAACTTGACCCCAAGTTTCTTAAAAGCTTCAGTGTCTAGAAGACTTTTGACAAAGTCTACTGTTTTAATCAACTTGTCTTTATCGTGTTCGTCCGTTAGGTAAttggcaaaaattttaacaggcTCACTTGGCGATTTACTGCGAAGCTTTAGTTCACCAATACTTTTTGGCTTCAACAATGCGGGACTTACGTAAATTGTGTCAGTAGCCACAGTTAATTTCATAAGCTCGTCGCTGAGATCCTTGGCAAGACCACAGGCTTTCAGCATTGCGTCCATTTTAAGAACGTGTCCTTGCGGGACGTAAATATGATGAAATTCAATCTCAGGATAAAGAGAGGCAGGATCTTCAAGATTAACAAATCCAAGTAAATCTACACCTCCCACATTTGCAAACTCACCTTTTCcgtgaattaaataatcataagcatCATCGAGCACACTCAGAGGAGTTTTAATTTCACGTGATCCATTTACAAACTCCAAATGAATTCCCAGCCAAATGAGATGATCTTGAAGATTTTTACCAACCGGCAAGTCAGCTTTGCACTCGATACCCAACTCCTCTAGATCTTTTTTAGGCCCGATCCcagataacattaataattgtGGAGATGCTATAGAACCAGCAGAAACAATAACTTCTTTCGATGCTTTTAAATCAACTGTCCTGCCATCTTCTAGTGTAACTCGTACTCCGTGAGCTCGGTTgtcatttatcaaaatttcatcaGCTCTGGTAGAAGTCATGACAAAAagattttctctattttttatcgGAGATAGAAAAGCTTTTGCTACATTCATTCGGCGCCCATTGTCAATAGTCCCATGTGCCTTACCGTACCCAATATATCGATTTGTATTAAAAGCATCTAATACCGGGATTCCCCTTTCTGCTACCGCTTGTAAGTAGACTTCTTGAACAGAAGAATCCGAATAGTTGTAAGAACGAATATTTATAGGTCCGTCAGTTCCAAGATATCTGTCACCATATTTTTGGACAACTTCACCTGGATAGTTGACAGATTTTTTGAAGTACGGAAGTACGTCGTCATAACTCCAACCTTTATTACCATTCGCAGCCCAAGAATCATAATCCCTACTATTTCCATAAATGTGCAGCATCGCATTCATAGCAGAGCTTCCACCCAGAGATTTACCTTTTGCCCAAACGCAGCGTTTGTCAACCATTCCCAAACAAAAATCACTCTGAGGTTCTAGTTGATAAGCATAGTCTTCCTTAGAACCTTGTAAACCTAAAAGTAAGCCTGGCACATCACTCATTGCTGAAGGATATGTTCCAGCTTCTATTAGTAACACCTTCCAATTAGGCTGCTCAGATAATCGTGCAGCCAAAACCGATCCTGCTGATCCACCGCCcacaattataaaatcaaatgaTTCTTCAACATTAGATACAATCTCAGACGTTCGATCCGGAGgatactcatttatttttccaagaCCACATTGTGCCACCAATAGCATTTGAATCAACTGAGTAAATATTAATGGTGACGTTCCATTGATTGCTGATTCACAAGTTTGAATTAAACACGAATccatatttctaaaaaattatttatttttatttgctatataaataatataaaatctaaatcaaCTTACCAAAGTAAAGCGGTGGGCTGTCACTCTTCCTCGTTCACTGTCAAACTGATTATGCGATACTTGAAAGTGATTCATTCTCGGTTGTATTTCAAACCAAGAAACGTAAATTATCTCGAATTACAAGCAggttttacaaattttttaagtattcatTTGCATAAGTCGTCACCTTTCTTATTATCAACCAACGTAACCTTGTCCAGAGAGCTTGAATTATAGATTCAAGAttcatctatttttataaacaagttGTTCGACagatatatttacataatattttaCCTACCGTAACGTATTTGTTATATATCTTAAATCTAATATTATCAAACATTATTCCTGacggatttaaaaaatattgtttatggTACTTGGAAGACAACCTCGTAAATAGAGAAActagagttttttttaaaaataacaacacaTGTTTACAAAaagtttactttatttaatgctGATACATATCATAACCCTTCCCAAGTATTGATAATCATATCAGCGGCCTTTTCAGCGACCATAATAATGGCAGCGCAGGGATTCGCATTAGGAACATCGGGAAATATAGAAGCATCTGCAACTCTAATATTAGGAATGCCGTGCAATCTAAGTTCGTTATCAACAACAGCGTCGGGGTCAGTTTTGGGTCCCATTTTACAGGTTCCCGATTGGTGGTTTTCAGGGCCAGTTTCCATTCTAATATAACATTCCCAATAGGCGTCAGTTCCAAAGGGATATTTTGAACAAGCCGGCAGTATCGTTTCGTCCAGTCTTAGATCCCATTTTTTCATAGTATGCGTTTTCGTAAGCTCTAGTACTTTTTTAACTCCCTCAAccaatacttttaaatcctCCTGATCCGTGAAATAATTTGGATAAATTATCGGTGGGTCTAGTGAATTTGCTGATCTGAGTGTCAAAAGTCCTCGAGACTTGATGATCACAGCAGTGGGACGTGCAGATATTTCTCGTCTCATAGAACAAGGCTGTAAGCTGCCATCAAAGCACTCATTCTGTTGACCAGTTTTTGGGCAAGATGAACTGTACCCATCAAAGAAAATCTGTATATCCGGAACACCAGGTATCGCGAATGAACTTTCAAGGAAAGCCGTTACTTGAGTGAGTCCAGTGCTCGTTAGAGGTCCAGTTCGATTACTCAAATACTCTTTTACAGCCTCAAGAGTAATGTCTTCATAAAAGGTATCATTGATGCTCATTTTCAGACCAACTGACACATGATTATGAAGATTGCGCCCAACCGGAAGTTCATGATACAAAGTAATTCCTACTTTCCTTAAGTCTTCTCTCGGTCCTATTCCTGAGGACAGTAGGATCTGTGGCGACCCTACAGCTCCTGCAGTCAAAATAACTTCTTTGTCAGCCTTTATTCTCCGTTTAACTCCATACTTATCAATCAGTTCAACGCCCCAGGCGTTTTTTGTCCACGGATTTTTGATAATCCGCGTCACCCGAGCATTCGTCAGTACTTTCAAGTTAGACTTGTGCACAATTGGTCGTAAATAAAATCGCGATGTCGTTCCACGTAGTCCTCCCTGAGTCATCATTGGAGCCACCATGAATCCTGTTTGCCTCTCACCGTAGAGTTCAGAAGTCCGGTAACCCAGTTCGGAAGCCGCTCTTAAAATCTCATCACCAAAAGGCGGTTTGTACGGAAAGTATTCAATTCTCACTGGACCACCGGCTTTAGTACGTCGAAAGGGTGGTCCAGATGTCATACCAGGCATTTCTGGATTCTCCGCTCGTTCAAAGTAATGCTCCACATCGAGATAAGACCAGCCTTTATTACCAGCTTGTGCCCATCTGTTGTAAACTTCTGGATGACCTCGAACATACATCATTCCATACATTCCACCGGTGCCTGACACCATTTTGCCTCTCGGCCAAGTACATCTGCCACCAGATTTTAAGCAAGCAGTTGGATGAGGCCGCGTCGGTTCAGTCTCAAATCTCCAGTCTAATTCCGAATTTATTGCACTAAAAGCAAACGCCGGAAACGCAGTCATTGTAGGCTCTTCCGGTCCAGCTTCTATCAACAGAACACGCCACCAGGGTTCTTGTTCAGCCAATCTTCGTGCTATTACTGGTCCAGCGACTCCCGCGCCCACAATTATAAAGTCATAtctaaagaaattaaaaacttaatctcaaactttaaaccacataattcatttaaaaaatcaaacttaCACTTCATCATCTTTAATATGATTAGTCCCAGTTCGTCGACAAGGATCAGCAATATCACATGTACTTGTCATTATTGTCTGTAGCATCAGCATAAAAGTAGTCAAACCATGCCCACACGCTTGCGGCAAATAAGTTATATCTtcaaattgacatttattgcTCGTATAAACTGTCTCACACGCATACGTAACATTCCATTCCGGAATCACTTGcaactgaaaatataaatattatcattattacagGAAATGTATGGTGGTAATGAATATtgttaaaactaataaatataaaatagacaATATCTAGATCTAAATTACACTATAATTCATCGGCGACAACTCCATGTTAAATCACCAACATCAATCATCAACACTCTGCACACATTTAGCGGGACTGCGAACATGCTTTAAATATACCCAAACTTGGGACCTTTAACTAACTGTCAAACACACATTACTTACCTTGACATACATGATAACGCCCGCATTTAGATCATTaaattaagatgaaaaaaaataagttatggTAAATAACAAATGCAAAAGCATGCACACAGAACAATGAGATTAATCATTCCACAATAAGCTTTGCTGCacattttaacatttaaatataaacaagcTAATATTTGAACGGTTTTATTTACCCATTGCACTGGCGCTGATATCACACCCGCAGCATTAAGGACCGTCAAAAGTATGATCCCTTTtggcatttttattttattattcaaagaGTTTTTAAATCTGTAAAAGTAGTTCATTGTTAACTGGTGCGCTGACAAGTCGtgcagtatttttttaaaatatttatttttatcagttatCACTGGTCAAATTTGCcgcgctaatttttttaaaaatagatagtTTACATTAACACACTAATAGAAAAGttatcttaaaatataaaacttatgaaaattcaaataaatactgaAATCACAGTTTCACTGAAAATTTAActtcgaataatttattaagagaaagtttttttttccatttatttgacacaaattattattttcaaagaaaaatttttatttgaatgttaTAATAGTAcacaattattgaaaaattttgtaattaatagaGCAAttagtattgtaattattaactcgataaatattgagaaaataCTTACAAATAATCATCTAAGCTACACGATTCATGGGCAACTGAGTGCGTTGTCACAGGATGTGTCCGCTATCTTATACTTGGCTGGCTTTGATACAAAcgccgaaaaaaataataatatgatatcTAGACACTTGTGAGATTTTAGAGAAAACTATAGCCCTGCGTTACacataacttttatttaagtataattaataactttacaTAATCGATAATTTACGTTTATTAAAACATAATCTAAtacattgataaattttaaaccatTATCTATAAATCACTACATTAATCACAATATAGttgcatttaaatattagattttttattaaaattccatcgaaattttcaggataattttattgagaataaaatatttatcttgtcAATCTTTATTTTGTCGTTTTATAAATCTAGatcaaaatctaattaatagatttatttataataattcttattataattaatatgtaaaatcttaaaaatctgataaaataaaataaatgtcatgtaataaaatttttaacagtaacagaaattattaaaacttaaaaaaaaattttagtcagTCTTGACTCCTCGAGGTCACTAGGTCTCCATAATATCTCTTAAATATCACCTTAAGAAGGATAAAATCATAAACCGGGTTTCCTCTTACGCCAAAATTCTTTAATCATGTCCGCGCCCTTTTCCCCGATCATTATCGCAGGTGCGTTGGTATTGCCGCTGACGAGATTTGGCATAATAGAAGCGTCGATAACACGTAATCCAGTGACACCGTAGACTCTCAATTGAGGATCTACGACTGCTTCACTGTCCCAACTGGGCCCCATTTTGCAAGTTCCTACGGGATGGTAAATAGTAGCAGAGTAGTGTCGTATCATGCACTCCCAATAAGGATCTGTGTAGAGCGGAATATGCTGACAGCCAGGAAAAGGTTTTGGATTTAATTCGCTTCCATACTTTCTAAATGCAGCTGTTCTACTTAATGCGACGCCAATTTTCACGCCCTCAACTAAAGTCGCAATGTCTTCTGGCTCTTTGAAGTAATTCGGATAGATCAGCGGATGGTCAAACGGATTTTTGCTTCGAAGTCTGATAAGCCCTTTGCTTTTGGGCCTCAGCAACATTGGAATGACACTCCAGACATCCCGATTACTGATTTCCCCAAAAACTGCATCATAAAATCGCTGTGTAATGCCGTGGACTTTTCTGATTTGTCTACCGCCATCAGAGTTAGTAGACCCAGATATAAAATGCAATTCGATGTCTGGAAAATCGTCCGTAGCGTTAACGTACTTGGTATTGACGAAAGCAAGTCCTTCGACGCCTCCCAAAACGGTCAAAGGCCCGTCA encodes:
- the LOC106694216 gene encoding glucose dehydrogenase [FAD, quinone]; its protein translation is MPKGIILLTVLNAAGVISAPVQWLQVIPEWNVTYACETVYTSNKCQFEDITYLPQACGHGLTTFMLMLQTIMTSTCDIADPCRRTGTNHIKDDEVYDFIIVGAGVAGPVIARRLAEQEPWWRVLLIEAGPEEPTMTAFPAFAFSAINSELDWRFETEPTRPHPTACLKSGGRCTWPRGKMVSGTGGMYGMMYVRGHPEVYNRWAQAGNKGWSYLDVEHYFERAENPEMPGMTSGPPFRRTKAGGPVRIEYFPYKPPFGDEILRAASELGYRTSELYGERQTGFMVAPMMTQGGLRGTTSRFYLRPIVHKSNLKVLTNARVTRIIKNPWTKNAWGVELIDKYGVKRRIKADKEVILTAGAVGSPQILLSSGIGPREDLRKVGITLYHELPVGRNLHNHVSVGLKMSINDTFYEDITLEAVKEYLSNRTGPLTSTGLTQVTAFLESSFAIPGVPDIQIFFDGYSSSCPKTGQQNECFDGSLQPCSMRREISARPTAVIIKSRGLLTLRSANSLDPPIIYPNYFTDQEDLKVLVEGVKKVLELTKTHTMKKWDLRLDETILPACSKYPFGTDAYWECYIRMETGPENHQSGTCKMGPKTDPDAVVDNELRLHGIPNIRVADASIFPDVPNANPCAAIIMVAEKAADMIINTWEGL